A single Flavobacterium sp. 1 DNA region contains:
- a CDS encoding pirin family protein: MATTVLHKADTRGHADHGWLNAYHSFSFASWYNPDRVQFGALRVLNDDTVAAGMGFGTHPHDNMEIITIPLEGDLAHKDSMGNAETIKTGDIQVMSAGTGIQHSEFNPNADQRTKLFQIWLFPKVRNVEPRYQQITLDTAEQKNNFAQILSPNPDDAGVWIYQDAWFHLADFSAGFSKQYELKKEGNGLYAFVISGTITVDSQELETRDGLGITDFKTLDIKATTDAKFLLMEIPMVY; the protein is encoded by the coding sequence ATGGCAACTACAGTTTTACACAAAGCAGATACAAGAGGACACGCAGATCACGGATGGCTAAACGCATATCACAGTTTTAGCTTTGCAAGCTGGTACAATCCAGATAGAGTACAATTTGGAGCGCTACGCGTTTTAAACGATGACACCGTTGCAGCTGGAATGGGTTTTGGAACACATCCGCACGACAATATGGAAATCATCACTATACCATTAGAAGGGGATTTGGCTCACAAAGACAGTATGGGAAATGCTGAGACTATCAAAACTGGCGATATACAGGTGATGAGCGCAGGAACTGGAATTCAGCACAGCGAATTCAACCCGAATGCAGATCAGCGCACCAAACTTTTTCAGATTTGGTTATTCCCAAAAGTGAGAAATGTAGAACCGCGTTACCAGCAGATCACTTTAGATACTGCTGAACAAAAAAATAATTTTGCTCAGATATTATCTCCAAATCCTGATGATGCCGGAGTTTGGATTTACCAAGATGCCTGGTTTCATTTAGCCGATTTTAGTGCTGGATTTTCTAAACAGTATGAATTAAAAAAAGAAGGAAACGGACTTTATGCTTTTGTAATTTCTGGAACCATAACCGTTGACAGTCAGGAATTGGAAACCCGTGACGGTTTAGGGATTACTGATTTCAAAACTTTAGACATTAAAGCAACAACTGATGCAAAATTTCTGTTAATGGAAATTCCGATGGTTTATTAA